A single window of Nicotiana sylvestris chromosome 5, ASM39365v2, whole genome shotgun sequence DNA harbors:
- the LOC138869009 gene encoding uncharacterized protein — MAINQDVEELLFTGDSDLIIRQAHGEWKTRDVKLIPYRQHVEDLRKQFNSVEFRYIPRFHNELANALATLASMLPYPGHVHIDPLEIQIRERHDYCNTVEVEPNVHPWYHDIKRFLKTKEYP; from the coding sequence atggcaatcaaccaagatgtggaagaattgttaTTCACGGGAGATTCAgacttgattatccgacaagctcatgGTGAATGgaaaactcgggatgtcaagcttattccatacaggcaacatgtggaagatcttagaaAGCAGTTCAACTcagtcgagttcaggtacattcctcggtttcacaatgagttagccaatgcactcgctactttggcctcgatgttgccatatccaggccatgtccacattgacccattggaaatccaaatccgagaaaggcATGATTATTGCAATACGGTTGAGGTGGAACCAAATGTCCacccatggtatcatgatatcaagagatttttgaaaacaaaggaatatccctag